From the Methanobacteriales archaeon HGW-Methanobacteriales-1 genome, the window TAACTTACACTGGTGGAGTCCATAAAAATGAAGAAATAAAAGAGCTTATTGAAGATATGGGAGGTTTTGTACTCCAGGAAAATACTCTTCAAATGGACATAATTCTTACTTTAGCAGTACCTCTCGAAGATGTGGAAAAAGTCAAAGAAAAGGCCAAAGAGCTCATGGGAACGATTAAAATAGCACCTATGGCTGGTACTGAAATTGCCATAGTATCTCCTACCCTGGCCCGCCATCACCTTCCTCATTCGGCTTGTGATATATCTGAATATTTACGACGTTTCGGAGCAAAGGATAATATGATTGGTCTGGCTCGAGGGGCAGGAAAAGGAATTTCTAGGATATCTGAGGATGAAAAAAGGCTAATTGAAGAACATGACTTAGCAGTATTTGCATTAGGAAGCTTTGAACAATGTATAAAAGATAAAACACATCTTTTTGATGATATAAACATTCCAGTAGTAGTTACTGGTGCTCCAGAAATTAATGTTAAAGACCTTCCTGGTGCAGATGAATATATAAGTGGTCTGGGCAGAATCCCTCGTAGATTAAAGCGTGGTGAAGATATAAGGGCTCTCCGAAAACTGGTGGAAGTAGTGGAAGATATTCTTGATTCTAAAAGGCGCGATATGGCTCAAGATCCTCCTTTAGTTCCCTCAATACTGGTAAAAACTGAAATTGAAAATCAGGTTCCAGCTATTGCTGATGTATATTCACCTACTCCTGTTACCAGCCAACTGGATGGAGTGAGAGTAAAATTAAACTATGAACAATATCATGAACAAATACGTCAAGTTAAGATAAATAAATACTATTTAGATGATATTTCGGAGATAACTCGTTCAAAAATGTATGACTATATCTTAGTGAAACTTTTAAGTGAAAGCTCAATTGTTTAAAAAATATTGGATTAAAAATTCACTAATTAGTTCAACCAATTAACAATCAGTTAATACTACTAACTGGCACTGATTTGTAATCATCTGGTGCATATAATTAAATTAAGGGTTATAATCATGGAAAAGTCAAGGATTTTACAGCTCACGGCATTTGCATCCTTTCTTTCTTTAGGATACTTAGCATTGAACTATTTTGTATTTATTAGCTTGTCCACATTTTTCGAGGGCATAAATCTAAACTACATTTACCTATTCATAGGATTAGTAACCATTTCTTTTCCAGTTTCCATGTTAGTTGAACAAAAATCATCAAATTTTTTATCTCAAGCAATTTATCTTTTTTCTACAACCTGGATGGGTATCACCCTATATTTTGTGTGGGTGATTATTGCGATTTTTCTAATCAGATTAATTATTCCTATTCCATTGGAAGTCGCGGGAACCATTATAATCGGTTTAGTTTCCATAATCACTATTTATTCATTAATAAATTCTTACAATGCACACGAGAAGCATATAAAAATACCTATTAATAAATTAAATTCCTCTATTAAACTTGTTCAGCTTTCAGATGTCCACATAGGTTCAGTTAGAAATTCAGGATTTTTAAAAAGAGTTGTAAGTAAAATAAAAGATATTAATCCTGATGCCGTTTTGATAACGGGGGATCTGGCTGATGGAAGTTCAGCTATTTATGAAAATACTTTTTACCCATTTAAAGAACTTAAAATGCCAATATTCTTTACTCCAGGAAATCATGATTCTTATTCAGGCATAGAAAATGTATTCAAGGCTTTAAAATTTGCAGATGTACATATACTGGAAAATGACATGATTGAATTTAAAGGGATTCAGATAATCGGAGCAGCATATTCTATGAGGAGAGATAATCTCAAAAATGTTCTAAATCAAATAAACATTGATCCGGACCAACCAACTATATTGATGTACCATTTACCTTCTGAATGGGATGCTGCACGAGAAAATGGGATAGATCTACAGCTATCGGGCCATACCCACCATGGACAGTTTTATCCATTTAATTTAATTGTAAAATTAGTTTTTCCTTATTTGGGTGGACTATACAAAAAAGGAAAGGATCATCTATATGTTTCTGCAGGTACTGGAACCTGGGGCCCACCTATGCGATTGGGATCTCGTAATGAGATCACTATAATTAATTTGATTCCTAAATAATTTTTTAAATTGAATTAAAAATTTTCTTATTTTGTAATAAATGAAGTAAATTAATTTTTTCTAATATTTTTTTTAAATGGATTGAATTTTTAGGTGAACCAAAACTTTTTTATATAGTTATGAATATATATTCATAACAGTTAGGGCCTAAGAATTTTTCATTTTGAAATGGCTGGATTAATTTTCAATCATTTCCTGTAACTAATTTTTAATTTAATTACTTTTAAAACTTGAATTATTTAAAATCAAAAGTTACTAGAACATGGGAGGATTCTTCAAACAGTTTTCAATAGTTAAATAAATTTTAAGGCCTTTTTGAGCTAATACTAAAAAAGGAGGAGATTAGGTGATAGACCAAAAAAAATACAAATGTTCTGATTGTGGATTTGAATGGTCCAGTCCTCAAAAAGAATATCAAAATTGTCCGGATTGTGGTTCAGAAAACATAAATCTTATTTCTGATGAAAAGGAAATGGGAAACGATATTACTCAGAACACTGGTTCAAATAGAAAAGGTTATGGTGGCAGAGGCCGGGGTTCTGGTGCTCCAAGAGTTTGTAAATGCACTCAATGCGGCCATGAGGTTCCTAAAATTCCGGGGGTTCCTTGTAGAAATGAAAAATGCCCTGAATGTGGCGGAATGTTATGTGGTTCTGAATAAAATTTTAAATTTAATTTTTTCAAAAGATATCAAGATTATAAAAGGTGATTTTTACGCAAATTTGTATACCAACAATAGAAAAAGAGGGTTTAAATTCAATTATATCACTACATTTTGGTAAAACCCCATATTTTGCATTTTTAAAAGAAAAAAATGGTGAAATAGAAGATATAAACTTCATTGAAAGTAAAGGGAAACATATGGGCGGTTCTCTTACACCAGCTGAGATAATATTGAATTCTGATGCGAATATCTTAATTTGCGGGAATTTAGGTTCGAAAGCAGTTAATATGCTTCAAAAAAATAATGTTAAAGTTTTTTCAGGAGCAAATGGTAGTGTTAGGGATATATTCGAACAATGGAAATCTGGAAATTTAGATATGGCTGATAAAAATTCATGTTCCTCAAAAATGGTGCATTAGGATTTTTCTACTAAATAGAATTTACGACTAGAATTAAAAAATGAGGGATTGTGTTATGAAAGTATTTTTAGTCTCTAAACTATATTTAGAATCTCTCATCAAGTTCGATTTTTGGAATAAGTTTGTAATTTTTAATTTTAAATAAGGGATATTGAAATAGCACTTTCGGTGAAATATGAATAATGAATCTTTTAAATCACTAAAAAAAGGAGAAAAAGCTGCAAAATATTCTGCTTATACTAACCTTTTCTTAGCTTTAATTAAAGGAATTGTGGGGGTTTTATCGGGAAGTGTGGCTTTAATAGCTGACTCTATCCATTCATTCTCCGATATTTTTTCTTCACTAGCAGTTTATGTGGGTTTAAAAATTTCCCAGAAAAAACCGGATCAAAAATTTCCTTACGGCTATTACAAAGTAGAAACACTGGTTTCTCTTATAGTATCTTTAATGATAGTCGTCACTGGATTTGAAATTGCTTTTGAATCATTTAATGATTTTTTAAACCCTTCAATCATTCAGTTTCCTATTATAAGTCTTTTAACTGCACTTTTATCCTTAGTAGTTTCGTACTATTTGGCAAAATATAAAAAGAATATTGGTCATGAAGTTGGTTCTCAGGCACTTATCAATGATGGAAAACATAGTTTAATAGATGTATTTTCATCTTTAATAGTTTTCATTGGGATATTTGCTTCGTATATGGGATATGTCAGTATACAGGGTATTTCAGGAATGTTAGTGTCAATTTTAATTATTTATATTGGGGCAAAGTTAGGAAAAAATGACATTCTGGCTTTACTCGATGCTAGTATTGATCCTGATAAGGTGGAATTAATTAAAAAAATTGCCCTAGAGGTTGAAGGTGTATTCGGCGTTCATGAAATTAAAGTAAGAAGATCTGGTCCTTATATTTTTGCAGAGCTTCATTTAGAATTAAAAAGGGGAGTATCAGTTAAAAAAACCAGTGATATATCTATGGAATTAGAAAAGAATGTAAAAAATGAAATTTATGAACTTGATAGTTTGACTGTGCAGGCTGAACCACTTCAAAAGAATTATCAAATAATTGGAGTTCCTTTAAAAAATGATCTGGGACTTTCATCGGATATAACTACCCATTTTGGTAAAGCAAATTATTTTATGATAGCCAAAGTTAAAAATGGTTCCATTGAAATGTTTATTATTAAAAAAAATCCCGCAGTAATTGCTGAAACCAAAAAAGGAATTAAAGCTGCTGAATTATTGAAAAAAGAGAATGTGGATATTTTAGTAGTTGATCATCTCTCTGAAGGACCTAAATATGTTTTAAACGAGTATTTGATGGGAATATCTAAACCAAATGGAAATAATCTAGAAGAAATTATTATTTATGCTTCGAAATCTTTTGAAAATTAATTAATCATAAGTATAACAATTAAAAGATTTTAATGAATATTAAGTCTTAACTAATTTTTCTTCATGGAATTTGAATGCCAAAGAAGTTTATAGCACCAACTAAATCTCTAAATGCTTCCAACTCTTTTTCAATAACATCTTCTCTAGTAAGAGTACTGCTCATTTCTCCATCGACAGTAAGTTTGTCTGGGCCACGGGCCACTAAACGATCTACTCCATCTTGACTGAGGACTTTTTGGGCCTCTGCATCATGAACAAATGCTCTTCCTGGGATAATGACAGTTTCTTTGAGTTCCTTTAAGTCAGCTGCTTTTAAATCTTCTATGGTAATAAGACAACCGATATCTTTCTCCACGGCATAGACATTTACTTTATCTCCTGCCTCAAGATTATCAATGATTCTTTGAATGTAAGGTGCAGCCACAGCGCTGGTTAAAATAGTTGCTTCTCCAGTTATTTCTGGAATAAACTGTAAAAATACCTTATTTTTGTCTAAAGAAATGGCAAATGGAGCCTCTGTGTCTGGATCACATACTGGTGTTCCCGTAACTCTTAAATTAAATTCATTATTAATTTCACGAACTAATTCCTCGAATTCCTGGATATTATGTGGTTCAATGTCTTTGATGAGTGGTTCATTACCTAATATTAATCCTTGATGGGTATAATTGGCAAACCTCATTAAAATCAGTGCTTCAGCACCCCAATCTTCTAACTTAACACAAGTTTCCCTTAAAACTTGGCCATCATTTACACCAGGAATAATAACTGAGGCAGCATGAACTTCACAACTTTCAGAGAATCTTTCTACTGCTTCGAGAGATACTTCGGGGTTAGGATCAGACATCCACTTCTTTCTAAGGCCGGCATCAGCAGCAAACAAAGTGAAAGTAACTTCCTCTACGCCATGATTTATGAGATTAGAAGCCATTTGAACATCATCAATTCCTTTTCCACTGGTATAACCTAGGTGCATGGGAATTCCAAACTGATGAAAAGTAGCAGTTAGCTCTTCCAATTGAGGATAGCAACTGACGTCTCCCCCACCACTGATATTAATTTTAAGATCACTATCTCTAAATTCACCCATCATCAAGGTGTTCTGCACCGTGCTGGCCACTAAAAATGGTGGTATAAATTCATTTTTAGTTTCTGCTACTCCCTCATTGCAGGTTTCACAACCTACTTTTGCTGGTGAGCAGTTTCTACATCCTAAAGGGTGGGATTCCTTTACTTTTCGGAAATAACAGTATTTACAGAAGCCTCTACAGTCTTTTCCAGGAATACCACCTACATCAGCTATTATTTGCATGCTACCAATTTGGTTTTTATTAAAATAAATAACTTTGTATTTAAAATTTAATTATTATTACAATTATTATAAATCATAATATGGTCCATGGCGCTTATTATTATAATTTATTTGTTATTAATTATTTAAATTTAATAAAAATCTAATATTTAGCTTTAAAAATTAAAACAAAGGTATATAACTGAATTTTTTTAGAAATTGTTTCGAATCAATAAAATTAATTAATTTCAAATACATGGTTCTAAGGCTTTAGAATAGATTATAATCTATTAAAAATAGTTTTTAATTAAATAACTGTTAAATATTCGCGAATTTCTAAAAATTGAATGATTATAACCTCTAAAAAAAGTATTAATGGCCTTATTCTTAAACTATATAAAACTTGTGAGTTTACTCCTTATAAGTCTTTCTACTTGTGTCTGAAAGAAAGTTTAATAATATATATTGAACTAAAGGAAGGTTCGTATACTAACTAAAGTGCCAATTGCACTTCCTCGAAGCGAAATTATTTAAAATGCATAAAATATGCAACGCTCAAGAGGCGTGTATACGGAAATTAATTGTTAGGAGGGAAAAAATGGCGAAGTTTGATGATAAGATCGACTTGTATGACGACAGAGGTAACCTCGTCGAAGAACAAGTACCACTAGAAGCTCTAAGTCCGCTACGTAACCCAGCTATTAAAAGTATTGTTCAAGGTATTAAGAGGACAGTAGCTGTGAACTTGGAAGGTATAGAAAACGCCTTGAAGGCCGCCAAAGTTGGTGGACCTGCCTGTAAAATTTTAGGAAGAGAATTGGATCTCGATATAGTAGGTAATGCAGAATCAATTGCTGCAACCGCTAAAGAAATGATTCAAGTAACCGAGGGCGACGACACTAAGGTAGAGTTACTTTCTGGTGGAAAAAAGGCTTTAGTACAATTACCAACAGCTAGATTCGATGCTGCTGCAGAATACTCTGCTGCACCATTAGTAACTGCTACTGCGTTTGTTCAAGCCATAGTCAGTGAGTTTGACATCTCTATGTACGATGCAAACATGATTAAGGCAGCCGTTCTGGGTAGATACCCACAATCTGTAGAATACATGGGTGCTAACATTGCTACCATGCTGGACATTCCGCAAAAATTAGAAGGTCCAGGATACGCCCTAAGAAACATTATGGTGAACCACGTGGTTGCTACCACTTTGAAAAACACCATGCAATCTGCTGCTCTATCAAGTATCTTAGAACAAGCAGCTATGTTTGAAATGGGTGATGCTGTAGGAGCATTTGAAAGAATGCACTTATTAGGATTAGCTTACCAAGGTATGAACGCAGACAATGTAGTATATGATCTGGTCAAATCTAACGGTGCTGAAGGTACTGTAGGATCTGTAATTGCAGATATAGTAGACAGAGCTGCTGAAGACGGTGTTATAGGCGTAGAAAAAGATTTAAATGGATTCAAAGTATACGGAACCGACGACTTAGCTAAATGGAATGCTTATGCTGCAGCTGGTGTAATGGCCGCTACCATGGTAAACCAAGGTGCTGCTCGTGCTGCACAAGGTGTATCATCCACTCTATTATACTACAACGATTCAATTGAATTCGAAACTGGATTACCAAGCGTAGACTTCGGTAGAACCGAAGGTGTAGCTGTAGGATTCTCTTTCTTCAGTCACTCTATCTACGGTGGTGGAGGTCCTGGTATCTTCAACGGAAACCACATCGTAACTAGACACAGTAAAGGGTTTGCTATACCTTGTGTAGCTGCTGCAATGTCTCTTGACGCAGGTACCCAGATGTTCTCCCCTGAAGCAACCTCTGGACTAATCAAAGAAGTGTTCAGCCAAGTGGACGAATTCCGAGAACCACTTAAATATGTCGTGGAGGCAGCTGCCGACATAAAAGGCGACATTTAAATAATCTCACTATTTTCTGGGGGCTTACTAAACTAATGGATATGGAAATTTTTCCGCATAGGCTTTTAGGAGCAGATACAACGGAAAGACTATTGAATGACATTAATGATATTAAACTATCAAAAAAATGCTTATTCGTAGACAAAGACTCCCTCCAGCAAATGCCAAGCATCCGACATAAGAGAAATCTATGTCAAGGAGAGAAAATTGATTTACTAGTGAAGACGGATGAATTCTTTTAAATTGATTTAGAAGAACCATTATTGATTTACTAATGACAAATATATTAAAAACACAATTGGGAATTATTAAGATGATTGGCAAATGCACCCACGTTGTAGACTGTAGGGAAACAATGGGGATGGGTGAAGGAGGCGGAATAGCTCAAAGGGGCACTTTTGCTGAGTGCGGTAGTGAAATACTGGCTGTGGCCATGTCCCCCGGAAGGCGACATATTACTAAGCCCGTTTGTGAAATAACATTTGCTCTAAGGGAAGCAAATTTGATGACCAGTACTCTGGTGTTAAATGCAGGAGCAGGAGTTCCTCAGGATGCTCCAAGTTCTGGTGCAGGAAGTCTTTTTGGCTTAACTCCTAAGGAGATTGAGCAAATGAAAAGACACAAGGTTCTAGTGGTTCATTTGGGTGGTGTGAAATCTCACATTATATATAAAGCCCGACTGATATTGCGGAATGTTGATAAACCTTGCGTTATTATTTGTGAATACCCGGTTGACTTTGAAGATTTTGCAAAAATAGGTGTTAAAACTAGATTAGTGATGCCTGAAAACCCCAAAACTAAAGGAAAAATAGTTGATATTGTTAGTGGCGTAATACGAGGAGAAACTTGTCCCCAAGAAAAGTTGGATGAGATTATTAGAAAAGTTAAGTTAGCATTAGGAGGTGCATGATATGGCACAATATTATCCCGGAACTACAAAGGTTGCCCAAAACAGAAGAAATTTCTGTAACCCTGAATATGAATTAGAAAAGTTAAGGGAGATCTCTGACGAAGATGTAGTAAAAATCTTAGGTCACAGAGCTCCTGGTGAGGAATACCCAAGCGTCCACCCACCACTCGAAGAAATGGACGAACCTGAAGACCCAATTAGAGAGCTAGTAGAGCCTCTTGACGGTGCAAAAGCTGGTGACAGGACCAGATACATTCAGTTTACTGACTCTATGTATTTTGCTCCTGCTCAACCGTTCACTCGATCTCGAGCTTACGTAAGCCGATACCGAGGAGCAGATGCTGGTACTCTATCTGGACGACAGATTATTGAAATCAGAGAAAGAGATCTGGAAAAAATCTCCAAAGAACTCTTAGAAACTGAATTCTTTGATCCTGCTAGAACAGGTGTAAGAGGAGCAGCTGTGCACGGACACTCTTTAAGACTCGACGAAGACGGTATGATGTTTGATATGCTTCGAAGACAAGTCTTCAATAAAGAAACCGGCATTGTTGAAATGGTCAAGGACCAAATTGGTGAAGAACTCGACGAACCAGTAGCTTTAGGTGAGCCATTGGACGAAGAGACTTTAATGAACAAAACCACCATATACCGGGTAGATGGAGAAGCCTATAAGGATGATAAAGACGCTGTAGAGGTTCTACACAGAATCCACGTCTTAAGATCCCAAGGTGGATACAACCCAGCAGAATAATTAGGGGAGGTAATGATTATGGCTGATAAAAAGTTCATAAGCGCATTAAAGACAAAATTCGAAGAATCCCCGGATGAAAAGAAAACCACTTTCTATAATAAAGGTGGATGGAAACAATCTGAGCGAAAAACTCAGTTTGTGAACGAAGGTAAAGCAATAGCTGAAAAACGTGGAATTCCAATGTACAACCCAGACGTTGGTACTCCTTTAGGACAAAGAGCTTTAATGCCTTACCAAGTTTCCACAACCGATACTTATGTAGAAGGTGACGATCTTCACTTCGTAAATAACGCTGCTATGCAGCAAATGGCAGATGACATTAAAAGAACCGTAGTTGTAGGTTTAAACACTGCCCACAATGTTATTGAAAAAAGATTAGGTAAAGAAGTTACCCCTGAAACAATTACCCACTACTTGGAAACTGTAAACCACGCAATGCCTGGTGCTGCTGTTGTTCAAGAACACATGGTGGAAACTGACCCTACTTTAGTAGCTGACAGTTATGTAAAGGTTTTCACTGG encodes:
- a CDS encoding dinitrogenase iron-molybdenum cofactor biosynthesis protein, whose translation is MIFTQICIPTIEKEGLNSIISLHFGKTPYFAFLKEKNGEIEDINFIESKGKHMGGSLTPAEIILNSDANILICGNLGSKAVNMLQKNNVKVFSGANGSVRDIFEQWKSGNLDMADKNSCSSKMVH
- the mcrB gene encoding coenzyme-B sulfoethylthiotransferase subunit beta; its protein translation is MAKFDDKIDLYDDRGNLVEEQVPLEALSPLRNPAIKSIVQGIKRTVAVNLEGIENALKAAKVGGPACKILGRELDLDIVGNAESIAATAKEMIQVTEGDDTKVELLSGGKKALVQLPTARFDAAAEYSAAPLVTATAFVQAIVSEFDISMYDANMIKAAVLGRYPQSVEYMGANIATMLDIPQKLEGPGYALRNIMVNHVVATTLKNTMQSAALSSILEQAAMFEMGDAVGAFERMHLLGLAYQGMNADNVVYDLVKSNGAEGTVGSVIADIVDRAAEDGVIGVEKDLNGFKVYGTDDLAKWNAYAAAGVMAATMVNQGAARAAQGVSSTLLYYNDSIEFETGLPSVDFGRTEGVAVGFSFFSHSIYGGGGPGIFNGNHIVTRHSKGFAIPCVAAAMSLDAGTQMFSPEATSGLIKEVFSQVDEFREPLKYVVEAAADIKGDI
- the mcrG gene encoding coenzyme-B sulfoethylthiotransferase subunit gamma, with the translated sequence MAQYYPGTTKVAQNRRNFCNPEYELEKLREISDEDVVKILGHRAPGEEYPSVHPPLEEMDEPEDPIRELVEPLDGAKAGDRTRYIQFTDSMYFAPAQPFTRSRAYVSRYRGADAGTLSGRQIIEIRERDLEKISKELLETEFFDPARTGVRGAAVHGHSLRLDEDGMMFDMLRRQVFNKETGIVEMVKDQIGEELDEPVALGEPLDEETLMNKTTIYRVDGEAYKDDKDAVEVLHRIHVLRSQGGYNPAE
- a CDS encoding methanogenesis marker 7 protein → MYETLTYTGGVHKNEEIKELIEDMGGFVLQENTLQMDIILTLAVPLEDVEKVKEKAKELMGTIKIAPMAGTEIAIVSPTLARHHLPHSACDISEYLRRFGAKDNMIGLARGAGKGISRISEDEKRLIEEHDLAVFALGSFEQCIKDKTHLFDDINIPVVVTGAPEINVKDLPGADEYISGLGRIPRRLKRGEDIRALRKLVEVVEDILDSKRRDMAQDPPLVPSILVKTEIENQVPAIADVYSPTPVTSQLDGVRVKLNYEQYHEQIRQVKINKYYLDDISEITRSKMYDYILVKLLSESSIV
- the mcrC gene encoding methyl-coenzyme M reductase I operon protein C; this translates as MIGKCTHVVDCRETMGMGEGGGIAQRGTFAECGSEILAVAMSPGRRHITKPVCEITFALREANLMTSTLVLNAGAGVPQDAPSSGAGSLFGLTPKEIEQMKRHKVLVVHLGGVKSHIIYKARLILRNVDKPCVIICEYPVDFEDFAKIGVKTRLVMPENPKTKGKIVDIVSGVIRGETCPQEKLDEIIRKVKLALGGA
- a CDS encoding metallophosphoesterase; amino-acid sequence: MEKSRILQLTAFASFLSLGYLALNYFVFISLSTFFEGINLNYIYLFIGLVTISFPVSMLVEQKSSNFLSQAIYLFSTTWMGITLYFVWVIIAIFLIRLIIPIPLEVAGTIIIGLVSIITIYSLINSYNAHEKHIKIPINKLNSSIKLVQLSDVHIGSVRNSGFLKRVVSKIKDINPDAVLITGDLADGSSAIYENTFYPFKELKMPIFFTPGNHDSYSGIENVFKALKFADVHILENDMIEFKGIQIIGAAYSMRRDNLKNVLNQINIDPDQPTILMYHLPSEWDAARENGIDLQLSGHTHHGQFYPFNLIVKLVFPYLGGLYKKGKDHLYVSAGTGTWGPPMRLGSRNEITIINLIPK
- a CDS encoding methanogenesis marker radical SAM protein encodes the protein MQIIADVGGIPGKDCRGFCKYCYFRKVKESHPLGCRNCSPAKVGCETCNEGVAETKNEFIPPFLVASTVQNTLMMGEFRDSDLKINISGGGDVSCYPQLEELTATFHQFGIPMHLGYTSGKGIDDVQMASNLINHGVEEVTFTLFAADAGLRKKWMSDPNPEVSLEAVERFSESCEVHAASVIIPGVNDGQVLRETCVKLEDWGAEALILMRFANYTHQGLILGNEPLIKDIEPHNIQEFEELVREINNEFNLRVTGTPVCDPDTEAPFAISLDKNKVFLQFIPEITGEATILTSAVAAPYIQRIIDNLEAGDKVNVYAVEKDIGCLITIEDLKAADLKELKETVIIPGRAFVHDAEAQKVLSQDGVDRLVARGPDKLTVDGEMSSTLTREDVIEKELEAFRDLVGAINFFGIQIP
- a CDS encoding cation transporter, translated to MNNESFKSLKKGEKAAKYSAYTNLFLALIKGIVGVLSGSVALIADSIHSFSDIFSSLAVYVGLKISQKKPDQKFPYGYYKVETLVSLIVSLMIVVTGFEIAFESFNDFLNPSIIQFPIISLLTALLSLVVSYYLAKYKKNIGHEVGSQALINDGKHSLIDVFSSLIVFIGIFASYMGYVSIQGISGMLVSILIIYIGAKLGKNDILALLDASIDPDKVELIKKIALEVEGVFGVHEIKVRRSGPYIFAELHLELKRGVSVKKTSDISMELEKNVKNEIYELDSLTVQAEPLQKNYQIIGVPLKNDLGLSSDITTHFGKANYFMIAKVKNGSIEMFIIKKNPAVIAETKKGIKAAELLKKENVDILVVDHLSEGPKYVLNEYLMGISKPNGNNLEEIIIYASKSFEN